A genomic region of Primulina huaijiensis isolate GDHJ02 unplaced genomic scaffold, ASM1229523v2 scaffold42415, whole genome shotgun sequence contains the following coding sequences:
- the LOC140969642 gene encoding uncharacterized protein: MPFPMKIQPINYSESSIRNDAVAKTPVLKSRLKRLFDRPFNGVMRISTVDRPANGITAAEFEPSSLCLDKMVQNFIEENTDKQTSGTVAMKCGRNRCNCFNGNRNYSSDDEFDVFSDSFTANSSFGDSSDILKSLIQCASMVERNLLADTSRIVEKNKTCRRKDDLRKIVADGLITLGYNVAVCKSRWEKSSSIPAGDYEYVDVILDGERLIIDIDFRSEFEIARSTSNYKAILQYLPNIFVGKSDRLLQIVSIASEAARQSLKKKGMHIAPWRKSEYMKSKWLGPHTRILQPKATTLPQNDAAQEPKPKPELVPEPEVAEVSESEVGELDLIFGEKSSSFEADFESPKLPAKSHDVSPMVVWQLPAVKPRSLERGNKAVVTGLASLLSEKN; this comes from the exons ATGCCATTCCCCATGAAAATACAGCCGATAAATTATAGTGAGTCATCGATCCGAAACGATGCCGTCGCGAAGACGCCGGTGTTGAAGTCACGGCTGAAGCGGCTATTCGACCGTCCGTTCAACGGTGTTATGAGGATTTCAACGGTGGATAGACCAGCGAACGGCATCACAGCAGCTGAGTTTGAGCCGAGCTCACTCTGTTTAGATAAAATGGTCCAGAATTTCATCGAGGAGAACACTGACAAACAAACCAGCGGTACTGTAGCCATGAAATGTGGGAGAAACCGCTGCAATTGCTTTAACGGCAACAGAAACTACAGCTCCGACGATGAATTTGATGTCTTCTCCGATTCATTCACTGCCAACTCTTCTTTCGGTGATTCCTCGGATATTCTCAAG AGTTTGATACAGTGTGCGAGTATGGTGGAGAGAAATCTATTGGCAGACACATCGAGGATCGTGGAAAAGAATAAAACCTGCAGAAGAAAAGACGATTTGAGGAAAATTGTCGCCGATGGATTAATAACTCTTGGCTATAATGTCGCCGTTTGTAAATCCAGATGGGAAAAATCTTCCTCCATTCCAGCTG gtgattacgAGTATGTTGACGTGATATTAGATGGCGAGAGACTAATAATTGACATAGATTTCCGATCGGAGTTCGAAATTGCAAGATCCACCAGTAACTACAAGGCAATTTTGCAGTACTTGCCGAACATATTCGTCGGGAAATCCGATCGGCTTCTTCAGATCGTGTCGATCGCGTCGGAAGCCGCGCGCCAGAGCCTGAAAAAGAAAGGCATGCACATCGCGCCTTGGCGCAAATCCGAATACATGAAATCTAAATGGCTTGGCCCTCACACCCGAATTCTGCAACCAAAAGCAACTACCCTCCCCCAAAACGACGCCGCCCAGGAGCCCAAGCCCAAACCCGAGCTAGTACCAGAACCAGAAGTTGCGGAGGTGTCAGAAAGTGAGGTTGGAGAATTGGATTTGATTTTTGGAGAGAAGTCATCGTCGTTTGAGGCCGATTTTGAGTCGCCCAAATTGCCGGCGAAATCTCACGATGTCTCGCCGATGGTGGTGTGGCAGCTGCCGGCGGTGAAGCCGAGGAGTTTAGAGAGGGGTAATAAGGCGGTGGTCACTGGATTAGCTTCCCTCCTCTCagaaaaaaattag